The following coding sequences are from one Acomys russatus chromosome 16, mAcoRus1.1, whole genome shotgun sequence window:
- the LOC127200735 gene encoding TBC1 domain family member 16-like: MSLGRLLRRASSKASDLLTLTTGGSGGSPSVLDGEIIYSKNNVCVHAPEGLQGPGEHHPGYLCLYMEKDELLGATLILAWVPNSRIQRQDEEALRYITPESSPVRKAPRPRRRRTTSLGAPYQPSPTEPRPPLIPKDEDILAVVQDTQETVHISPTEEDQEKLAQGPEADGPLPASQPVHSDSGILSAVSSQDGTEDGREPRPEAVEEEGSLELSADGVSRDSSFDSDSDAFSSPFCLSPISAALAEGSGPAFLESEGR, encoded by the exons ATGTCTCTGGGCCGCCTCCTTCGCCGGGCCTCCTCCAAGGCCTCGGACCTCCTGACCCTCACCACGGGGGGCAGTGGTGGGTCCCCCTCCGTCCTGGATGGAGAGATCATCTATTCCAAGAACAATGTCTGTGTGCACGCGCCTGAGGGGCTACAGGGCCCTGGGGAGCACCACCCAG GGTACCTGTGCCTGTACATGGAGAAAGATGAGCTGCTGGGGGCTACCCTCATCCTGGCATGGGTCCCCAACTCTCGCATCCAGAGGCAGGACGAGGAGGCCCTACGCTATATCACCCCCGAGAGCTCACCGGTGCGCAAAGCACCCCGGCCTCGGCGCCGACGCACCACGAGCCTGGGGGCCCCCTACCAACCCTCTCCCACAGAGCCAAGGCCTCCCCTGATCCCCAAAGACGAAGACATCCTGGCGGTAGTTCAGGACACGCAGGAAACTGTGCACATCAGCCCTACAGAGGAAGACCAAGAAAAGCTGGCCCAGGGCCCAGAGGCGGATGGGCCCCTGCCCGCTTCACAGCCTGTCCACAGTGATTCCGGGATCTTGTCTGCAGTCAGCTCCCAGGACGGGACCGAGGATGGCCGGGAGCCGCGGCCTGAGGCCGTGGAGGAAGAGGGCTCCCTGGAGCTGTCCGCTGATGGCGTGAGCAGGGATAGCTCCTTCGACTCCGACTCGGACGCCTTCTCTTCACCTTTCTGCCTGTCACCCATCAGCGCGGCCCTGGCGGAGGGGAGCGGCCCTGCATTCCTGGAGAGCGAGGGCAGGTGA